Proteins from one Podospora pseudocomata strain CBS 415.72m chromosome 4, whole genome shotgun sequence genomic window:
- a CDS encoding hypothetical protein (COG:S; EggNog:ENOG503P5WI), with protein MVYKMWDNAFLTDQPSSISFSATVSPPVVLIALSLLFLLSKIPGLLPDRPTYTLFSNSIKMATPAPQAAAAPSTQAAGPISDADVAEWKDKFNKVFAAPSEHFNSKSPATAQPWTHNFWNFIKPLETCLMTWCLPCVVFGRTHHRVNKSASLRGYEPINTSCLLFCGSTAVCMQWLPMAIQRADFRAKYNLQGSCAVDVALACCCGCCDIVQMDKEAELRASGEQSQNGIQEQYKAAEVMVVPEQKQ; from the exons ATGGTGTATAAGATGTGGGACAATGCCTTTCTCACTGATCAGCCTTCTTCCATCTCATTCTCAGCAACAGTCTCACCACCAGTCGTTCTCATcgctctttctcttctctttttgctATCGAAGATACCCGGCCTTTTACCCGACCGACCGACATACACCTTATTTTCTAATTCTATCAAAATGGCCACTCCCGCTCCCCaagccgctgctgccccttCCACCCAGGCCGCTGGCCCCATCTCCGACGCCGACGTCGCCGAGTGGAAAGATAAGTTCAACAAGGTCTTCGCCGCACCCTCAGAGCACTTCAACTCCAAGTCGCCGGCCACCGCCCAGCCATGGACACACAACTTCTGGAATTTTATCAAACCGCTCGAGACATGTCTTATGACTTGGTGCTTGCCATGCGTGGTGTTTGGCAGGACGCATCACAGGGTCAACAAGAGCGCCAGTTTGAGAGGCTATGAGCCTATCAACACTTCG TGCCTTCTCTTCTGCGGTTCAACAGCCGTCTGCATGCAATGGCTTCCCATGGCAATTCAGAGAGCGGATTTCAGAGCCAAATACAACCTTCAGGGGAGCTGCGCGGTGGACGTTGCTTTAGCGTGCTGCTGCGGGTGCTGTGATATTGTGCAGATGGATAAGGAGGCTGAGTTGAGGGCTTCTGGGGAGCAGAGCCAGAATGGGATTCAGGAGCAGTATAAAGCTGCGGAGGTCATGGTTGTGCCTGAGCAGAAGCAGTAG
- a CDS encoding hypothetical protein (EggNog:ENOG503PWM7; COG:S): MRVAQSLNMALPRTIPPQLPPLLPPLQPIPDLSMIKDGKVSYIGEKALRGIYHGCIKKNAVMKEIFSQQFIRPAKVWTKPVVGVGVKRDHRGNPMYNWQPNANCEAALAHSRGDIAPEPCDRCREGQGRFAECVVMPGKFKGACANCRWAAKYWSCSFRRQ, translated from the exons ATGAGAGTGGCTCAGAGTCTGAACAT GGCCCTACCGAGGACAATTCCCCCCCAACTGCCACCGTTGTTGCCGCCACTGCAACCAATCCCAGATTTGAGCATGATAAAGGATGGAAAGGTCTCGTATATAGGCGAGAAGGCACTTCGTGGGATCTACCATGGCTGCATCAAGAAGAATGCGGTGATGAAGGAGATCTTCTCTCAACAG TTCATCAGGCCAGCTAAGGTGTGGACGAAACCCGTCGTGGGGGTGGGCGTGAAGAGGGACCACCGTGGCAACCCCATGTACAACTGGCAGCCAAATGCCAACTGTGAGGCTGCCCTCGCACATTCTCGCGGTGATATTGCTCCAGAGCCCTGCGATCGGTGCAGGGAGGGTCAAGGCCGGTTCGCCGAGTGTGTGGTGATGCCGGGCAAGTTCAAAGGTGCCTGTGCGAATTGTCGGTGGGCGGCGAAATACTGGTCGTGTTCTTTCCGAAGGCAGTAG
- a CDS encoding hypothetical protein (EggNog:ENOG503P1NM; COG:Q) yields MSDQIQLTNHKQYDVIVVGAGLSGLQTAVKVQHAGFSVIVLEALDRVGGKTLSVQSSSQGKGVNDLGAAWINDSSQSEIYKLFLEAGLKPEKQLDEGNTLRQIEDGSYISVPFGQLFVDEEEAAAFAVLFGALRKVTDTSDLEDPITGPDAKRLDSLTFAEYCKELLESPSTPIIATYLARALLGVEGDEVSALFMINYFKSGTGILNLVSDGPDGGQYLRANKGTQTISKYLAAQLPSGSIHLTSVVKSVSQSAAGVEVVTTANKTFRAARAVVSLPSALYPTISFSPALPPSKSILAEGTAIGAYGKIIYVWAIPWWRKAGLSGTFEAPLSGHVSFTRETSVPEDNQWSITCFIVGDPARELSKYAQKVRREKVWAQFKQVFEGSGVLKGAKVPEPIQVHEIAWKRNQYADGAPTAVMGPGVLTELGEVTVNPLREPWRRVHFVGTETSLVWKGYMDGAVRSGIRGGEEVVKALREEGR; encoded by the exons ATGTCCGACCAGATTCAGCTCACCAACCACAAACAGTACGATGTGATAGTTGTTGGCGCCGGGCTCAGCGGTCTTCAAACAGCTGTCAAGGTCCAACATGCAGGTTTCTCCGTTATTGTTCTGGAGGCTCTTGATCGTGTGGGCGGCAAGACGCTGTCGGTGCAATCCTCGAGCCAGGGCAAAGGCGTCAATGACCTTGGCGCTGCCTGGATCAACGATAGCAGTCAATCCGAGATCTACAAGTTATTCCTCGAGGCTGGCCTGAAACCTGAAAAGCAATTGGATGAGGGCAACACCCTTCGGCAGATTGAAGACGGCAGCTATATCTCTGTTCCTTTCGGTCAACTCTTC gttgacgaagaagaagccgcaGCCTTTGCTGTCCTCTTTGGCGCTCTGCGAAAAGTGACTGATACTTCCGACCTGGAAGATCCCATCACCGGGCCCGACGCCAAACGGCTGGACAGCCTGACTTTTGCAGAGTACTGCAAAGAGCTCCTGGAGTCCCCTTCGACACCCATCATCGCTACCTACCTGGCGCGTGCTCTCCTAGGGGTAGAAGGTGACGAGGTCAGCGCGCTGTTCATGATCAACTACTTCAAGAGCGGAACCGGAatcctcaacctcgtctcTGATGGCCCCGACGGTGGCCAATATCTCCGCGCCAACAAAGGCACGCAGACAATCTCCAAATATCTCGCCGCCCAGCTGCCCTCCGGGTCCATCCACCTCACCAGCGTTGTCAAATCCGTTAGCCAGTCTGCGGCCGGTGTGGAAGTTGTCACGACCGCCAACAAGACATTCAGGGCCGCGCGCGCGGTGGTCTCTCTGCCCAGCGCTCTGTACCCGACCatttccttctcccccgcgCTGCCGCCATCCAAATCCATCCTGGCAGAGGGTACAGCCATCGGCGCGTACGGCAAGATCATATATGTCTGGGCTATTCCATGGTGGCGTAAGGCCGGGCTCTCTGGGACATTTGAGGCACCGCTTTCTGGGCATGTCTCTTTTACGAGGGAGACTTCCGTGCCGGAGGACAACCAGTGGTCCATCACTTGCTTCATCGTGGGTGATCCTGCAAGGGAACTGTCCAAGTACGCCCAAAAGGtcaggagggagaaggtttGGGCGCAGTTTAAGCAGGTGTTTGAGGggtcgggggtgttgaaAGGGGCGAAGGTGCCGGAGCCGATTCAGGTGCATGAGATTGCCTGGAAGAGGAACCAGTATGCGGATGGCGCGCCGACTGCAGTGATGGGTCCGGGGGTGTTGACTGAGTTAGGGGAGGTGACGGTCAATCCGCTGAGGGAGCCGTGGCGGAGGGTACACTTTGTGGGCACGGAGACCAGTCTGGTTTGGAAGGGGTATATGGATGGGGCTGTCAGGAGCGGGATCCgaggcggtgaggaggtggtgaaggcgttgcgggaggaagggaggtga
- a CDS encoding hypothetical protein (COG:B; COG:T; EggNog:ENOG503P2E5): MKTKSALHSQPLTMRCTLHQIPRLPFTRSCRTSFLPASSRSLCAARQIQGPIGVEEFRKQAMEKNEPLLIKGQQEASQAMTKWFEFHPVPRTINKTAVALSEHFTHPFDVKMAPYELTVPTWRPRGFDGDNVDRFISWMAKTQTGWPHLWLSSYLHDIKQQLGDEYDEHHRFLRFEAPISLMSAALRYNAVKVSFQRVTQLYIAQAPISDLPATLQDDVATPEIVLKAGKGDVYGSSIWLGLEPTYTPWHCDPNPNYFCQIYGGKVIRLLPPGLGKSLFRKVQAELGQTGSSTIRGDEMMQGEERTLLTKKVWTEEAPEEMMEVDVSQGDSLFIPKGWWHSVKSVDYKGDLNGSVNWWFR; encoded by the coding sequence ATGAAGACCAAGTCAGCTCTTCATTCTCAGCCGCTGACCATGCGCTGTACACTTCACCAAATTCCCCGGCTGCCTTTCACAAGGTCTTGCAGGACGTCTTTTCTACCAGCCTCAAGCAGATCACTATGTGCTGCGCGTCAGATCCAGGGGCCCATCGGGGTGGAAGAATTTCGGAAGCAAGCCATGGAGAAGAATGAGCCTCTGCTCATCAAAGGGCAGCAAGAGGCCTCGCAAGCCATGACAAAGTGGTTCGAATTCCACCCAGTGCCCAGGACAATAAACAAGACAGCTGTAGCTCTTTCCGAGCATTTCACTCATCCATTCGACGTTAAAATGGCCCCGTATGAGCTCACGGTTCCCACATGGCGTCCCAGAGGCTTCGATGGCGACAATGTGGACCGGTTCATCAGCTGGATGGCCAAAACACAAACAGGTTGGCCCCATCTGTGGCTTTCGTCTTACCTTCATGACATCAAACAACAATTGGGCGATGAGTACGACGAACACCACCGCTTCCTCCGCTTCGAGGCACCAATTTCCCTCATGTCTGCTGCGCTGCGCTACAATGCTGTCAAGGTTTCATTCCAGCGCGTCACTCAGCTCTACATCGCACAGGCTCCGATATCTGACTTGCCGGCCACTCTCCAAGACGATGTGGCGACACCAGAGATTGTTCTCAAGGCGGGCAAGGGCGACGTGTATGGTTCCAGTATTTGGCTCGGGTTAGAGCCAACCTACACACCATGGCACTGTGATCCAAATCCGAATTACTTCTGTCAGATCTATGGAGGAAAGGTGATCAGGCTTCTACCACCAGGCCTCGGCAAGAGTCTATTCCGCAAGGTTCAAGCAGAACTGGGACAGACGGGGAGCTCAACCATTCGCGGGGACGAAATGATGCAAGGTGAAGAGAGGACCTTGCTGACAAAAAAGGTCTGGACCGAGGAAGCACcagaggagatgatggaggttgatgtaTCTCAGGGGGATTCGCTTTTTATTCCCAAAGGATGGTGGCACAGCGTGAAAAGCGTGGATTACAAAGGCGATCTGAACGGGAGTGTAAACTGGTGGTTTAGGTGA
- the CKB1 gene encoding casein kinase 2 regulatory subunit (COG:D; COG:K; COG:T; EggNog:ENOG503NXI9), producing MSTSSGSPESWISSFCSLLGHEYFAEVSEDFIEDDFNLTGLQSQVTMYKEALEMILDVEPEDDEDDEDEEEEDEEDISGDGRDGLAGRHERRHHSRIASDLSVIESSAEMLYGLIHQRYICSRAGIQQMSEKYELSHFGVCPRTNCNQTRTLPVGLSDTPGEDTVKLFCPSCLDVYVPPNSRFQTVDGAFFGRTFGALFLLTFPDYDLTKSGGEQLANLTRTDESLNINGMWARNIAPGLGKGRVYEPKIYGFRVSELARSGPRMQWLRKKPEDITVLDEARHFAEEDGDSDDDDENMNMSGRPVARRRRPGNARVKRQGQNGSPMATEANGAESEL from the exons ATGTCGACCTCTTCCGGATCACCAGAGTCCTGGATCTCTTCCTTttgctccctcctcggccacgAATACTTTGCCGAAGTGTCAGAGGACTTTATCGAAGATGACTTCAACCTCACTGGTCTTCAAAGCCAGGTGACTATGTACAAGGAGGCGCTGGAG ATGATTCTCGATGTTGAAccagaagacgatgaggatgacgaggacgaggaagaggaggacgaggaggacattTCAGGAGATGGACGAGATGGTCTTGCCGGTCGCCATGAACGCCGACACCACAGCCGCATAGCTAGCGACCTATCGGTCATTGAGTCCTCGGCCGAGATGCTCTACGGCCTCATCCACCAGCGGTATATCTGTTCCAGGGCCGGCATCCAGCAAATGTCGGAAAAGTACGAGCTCAGTCACTTCGGAGTATGCCCCCGGACGAACTGCAACCAGACGAGAACGCTGCCAGTTGGCCTCTCGGATACGCCTGGTGAGGACACGGTCAAGCTCTTCTGCCCATCGTGTCTCGACGTCTATGTACCCCCTAACAGCCGATTCCAAACGGTCGATGGGGCCTTCTTTGGCCGCACCTTTGGCgctctctttcttctcaCCTTCCCAGATTACGACTTGACAAAGTCAGGAGGCGAGCAGCTTGCGAACCTTACTCGGACTGACGAGTCGCTAAACATCAATGGCATGTGGGCGCGGAATATTGCGCCTGGTCTGGGCAAAGGCAGGGTCTACGAGCCAAAGATTTATGGTTTCAGAGTTTCGGAACTGGCACGCTCCGGGCCACGAATGCAATGGCTGCGGAAAAAGCCAGAGGATATCACGGTGCTGGACGAAGCCCGTCACTTTGctgaagaggatggtgactcggatgacgatgacgagaaCATGAACATGAGTGGGAGACCGGTGGCCAGGAGACGTCGACCAGGAAATGCGAGGGTGAAGAGACAAGGGCAAAATGGGAGCCCCATGGCCACCGAGGCCAATGGCGCCGAATCGGAACTCTAG
- the SNQ2_1 gene encoding ATP-binding cassette transporter snq2 (EggNog:ENOG503NTZE; COG:Q), whose product MSTEPGTGKEAIVEAVVTEKAPPSPSSASSRTQNAADLVEQARRNSPNGTTRAIGGVSVEQAVSDFAQLQRELSHMSRVSHSRSHADAEKGNAQTETSSETFEQFDLEAALRGDLDAEREAGIRPKHIGVYWDDLTVKGIGGQTNYVKTFPDAFTDFFDIISPVRKLLGFEEKGVEATLLDGFRGVCKPGEMVLVLGKPGSGCTTFLKTIANQRYGYTSITGEVLYGPFAVDEFGPYRGEAVYNEEDDVHHPTLTVEQTLGFALDVKTPGKLPAGITKQEFKDKVVTMLLKMFNIEHTRKTIVGNSFIRGVSGGERKRVSIAEMLTTNACILSWDNSTRGLDASTALDFVKSLRIQTDLYKTSTFVSLYQASENIYSLFDKVLVIDEGKQVYFGPAKDARSYFEGLGFLPRPRQTTPDYVTGCTDAFEREYQDGRSPENAPYDSLTLKAAFKSSKYAQDLEQEMLSYKESLARETDKHEDFRVAVRDQKRRGASKRSAYSVGFHQQVWALMKRQFLLKQQDVLALILSWLRNIIIGIVLGTLYLNLGKTSASAFSKGGLMFISLLHNAFQSFSELAGTMLGRAVVNKHRAYAFHRPSALWIANILVDQVFASTQVFVFSVIVYFMTNLSRSAGGFFVFYLMLLSGNIAMTLFFRVIGCLSPDFDYAVKFATVGITLMITTSGYLIQWQSEQVWLRWIYYINVLGLIFSSLMENEFSRIDMTCTAESLIPSGPGYDDINHQVCTLPGSTPGTLELSGSSYIDQGFSYTPGLLWRNWGIVLVLMAFFLFVNIVAGEYVRFGMGGNQAKVFQKPNAERKKLNEELMAKKEERRKARAEQSDSELKINSESVLTWEGLCYDVPVPGGTRRLLDNVYGYVKPGQLTALMGASGAGKTTLLDVLAARKNIGVIHGDILVDGVKPGKEFQRSTSYAEQLDVHDPTQTVREALRFSADLRQPFETPREEKYAYVEEIIALLEMETFADAIIGSPEAGLTVEQRKRVTIGVELAAKPELLLFLDEPTSGLDSQSAFNIVRFLRKLAAAGQAILCTIHQPNAALFENFDRLLLLKSGGRCVYFGDIGKDAHVLRDYLRRHGAEAKPTDNVAEFMLEVIGAGSAPRIGSRDWADIWADSPELANVKDTISQLKESRIASATAAQKDPSLEREYASPLSHQLRVVVKRANLAHWRTPNYLFTRVFNHVIIALITGLTFLSLTSSRQSLQYRVFVMFQITVLPALIIGQIEVMYHLKRVLFFREQSSKMYSSFVFASSLLIAEIPYSILCAVLFFLPLYYLPGLQPEPVRAGYQFLMILITEFFSVTMGQALSALTPSLFISSQFDPFIFVTFALFCGVTIPPPQMPAGYRTWLYELNPFTRLIGGTVVTALHDLPVICLPEELNNFTAPIGQTCSEYMSNFFSRGGSGYLVGGGNNTSDCSYCAFEVGNEFFEPLGFSYDYRWRDLGIFIGFIGSNMVILFLASRFLNFNKR is encoded by the exons ATGTCGACGGAGCCGGGAACTGGAAAGGAGGCTATCGTAGAGGCCGTTGTGACGGAGAAGGCaccgccatctccatcatctgcTTCGTCCAGGACACAGAATGCAGCGGACCTCGTCGAACAGGCACGGCGCAACAGCCCCAATGGCACCACTCGCGCCATTGGCGGTGTCTCTGTTGAGCAGGCGGTGTCAGATTTTGCTCAGCTTCAACGGGAACTGTCGCATATGTCACGCGTCAGTCATTCGCGCAGTCACGCCGATGCCGAGAAGGGCAACGCCCAAACCGAGACCTCTTCAGAGACCTTTGAGCAGTTTGACCTGGAGGCGGCCCTCAGAGGTGACCTGGATGCCGAAAGAGAGGCCGGTATTCGTCCCAAGCACATTGGGGTTTACTGGGACGATTTGACGGTCAAGGGTATCGGAGGCCAGACCAACTACGTCAAAACGTTCCCTGATGCCTTCACCGACTTTTTCGACATCATCTCACCGGTGAGGAAGCTGCTGGGTTTTGAGGAGAAAGGGGTGGAGGCCACCTTGTTGGACGGGTTCAGGGGCGTTTGTAAACCGGGAGAGATGGTACTGGTGCTTGGCAAGCCTGGATCTGGGTGTACGACCTTCCTCAAGACGATCGCCAACCAGCGTTATGGCTACACGTCAATCACCGGTGAGGTCCTCTACGGCCCTTTTGCCGTCGACGAATTTGGTCCTTATCGTGGAGAGGCTGTTTAcaacgaggaggatgatgttcaCCACCCGACTCTCACCGTGGAGCAGACGCTCGGGTTTGCCCTTGATGTCAAGACCCCAGGCAAACTGCCTGCtggcatcaccaagcagGAATTCAAGGACAAGGTTGTGACCATGCTCTTGAAGATGTTCAACATTGAACACACCCGCAAGACAATTGTTGGCAACTCGTTTATCCGTGGTGTTTCAGGCGGCGAAAGGAAGCGCGTTTCCATTGCCGAAATGCTCACCACCAATGCCTGCATTCTCTCTTGGGACAACAGCACCCGCGGTCTCGACGCCTCTACGGCTCTCGACTTCGTCAAATCCCTCCGCATTCAGACCGACCTGTACAAGACAAGCACATTTGTCTCCCTTTACCAGGCATCGGAGAACATTTACAGCCTCTTTGATAAGGTCTTGGTTATCGACGAGGGCAAGCAGGTGTACTTTGGTCCCGCAAAAGATGCACGATCGTACTTCGAGGGTCTCGgcttcctcccccgtccccgccaGACCACCCCTGACTATGTGACGGGCTGCACCGACGCATTCGAGCGCGAGTACCAGGATGGCCGTTCTCCTGAGAATGCCCCTTACGACTCTCTCACCCTGAAAGCTGCCTTCAAGTCCTCCAAGTACGCCCAGGACCTCGAGCAAGAAATGCTGTCCTACAAAGAAAGCCTCGCTCGCGAGACTGACAAACACGAAGACTTCCGCGTTGCTGTCCGCGACCAGAAGCGTCGTGGTGCCTCGAAGCGCTCCGCCTACAGCGTCGGCTTTCATCAGCAAGTCTGGGCACTGATGAAGAGGCAGTTTCTTCTCAAGCAGCAAGACGTCCTGGCTCTCATTTTGTCGTGGCTCCGTAACATTATCATTGGCATTGTTCTCGGTACTCTCTATCTTAATCTCGGCAAGACGTCTGCCAGCGCCTTCTCCAAGGGTGGCTTGATGTTTATTTCCCTTTTACATAACGCCTTCCAGTCGTTTTCCGAGCTGGCGGGTACGATGTTGGGCAGAGCCGTGGTGAACAAACACCGGGCGTATGCCTTTCACCGGCCGTCAGCGCTGTGGATTGCGAATATTCTTGTCGATCAGGTCTTCGCTAGCACGCAAGTCTTCGTCTTTTCGGTGATTGTCTACTTCATGACGAATCTTAGCCGGAGTGCTGGGGGGTTCTTCGTGTTCTATCTCATGTTGCTGAGCGGCAACATTGCCATGACGCTGTTTTTCCGTGTGATCGGGTGTCTAAGCCCGGATTTCGACTATGCGGTCAAATTTGCAACCGTTGGAATTACGTTGATGATTACGACCAGTGGCTATTTGATCCAGTGGCAGAGTG AACAAGTCTGGCTCCGGTGGATTTACTACATCAACGTCCTTGGTCTGATCTTCAGTTCCTTGATGGAAAATGAGTTTTCGCGCATTGATATGACATGTACAGCCGAGAGTTTGATACCGTCGGGTCCTGGGTACGATGATATCAACCATCAGGTCTGCACGCTGCCTGGCTCCACGCCCGGTACGCTCGAGCTGTCCGGTTCATCCTACATTGATCAAGGTTTCTCCTATACGCCCGGTTTGCTGTGGCGCAACTGGGGTATTGTCCTTGTTTTGAtggccttctttctcttcgtAAATATTGTGGCTGGCGAATATGTACGCTTCGGCATGGGTGGCAATCAAGCCAAGGTCTTTCAGAAGCCCAACGCAGAGCGGAAGAAGCTGAACGAGGAACtgatggccaagaaggaagagcgACGCAAAGCCAGGGCTGAGCAGTCAGATTCGGAGCTCAAGATCAATTCGGAAAGCGTCCTGACGTGGGAAGGATTGTGTTATGATGTGCCGGTGCCTGGCGGAACAAGACGACTGCTCGATAACGTCTATGGGTATGTCAAGCCGGGTCAACTTACCGCTCTCATGGGGGCATCGGGTGCTGGCAAGACAACCCTCTTGGATGTGTTGGCTGCGAGGAAGAACATTGGTGTTATTCACGGCGATATCTTGGTTGATGGCGTGAAGCCAGGCAAGGAGTTCCAGCGCAGCACATCGTACGCCGAGCAGCTTGATGTCCACGACCCGACCCAGACTGTCCGCGAAGCCCTTCGGTTCTCGGCCGACTTACGCCAGCCCTTCGAGACCCCCCGTGAGGAGAAGTACGCATACGTGGAGGAGATCATTGCTCTGTTGGAAATGGAGACGTTTGCGGATGCGATTATTGGATCACCCGAGGCTGGTCTTACCGTTGAGCAGCGCAAGAGAGTAACCATCGGCGTTGAGCTTGCGGCCAAGCCTGAGCTGCTTTTGTTTCTCGACGAGCCGACCTCTGGCCTTGATTCCCAGAGTGCCTTCAATATTGTTCGTTTCCTTCGCAAACTGGCTGCCGCTGGCCAGGCGATTCTGTGTACTATCCACCAGCCGAATGCCGCCCTATTTGAGAACTTTgatcgtctcctccttctcaagagCGGCGGTCGCTGCGTGTACTTTGGGGATATTGGAAAAGACGCCCACGTACTGCGCGACTATCTGCGGCGCCACGGAGCCGAAGCCAAGCCCACCGACAATGTTGCGGAGTTTATGCTCGAAGTCATCGGCGCCGGCTCTGCGCCCCGAATCGGCTCGCGCGACTGGGCCGACATCTGGGCTGACTCCCCTGAGCTCGCCAACGTCAAAGACACCATCTCCCAGCTCAAGGAATCCCGCATTGCCTCGGCCACCGCAGCACAAAAGGACCCCTCCCTCGAGCGTGAGTATGCCTCCCCTCTATCCCACCAGCTCCGCGTCGTGGTCAAGCGTGCCAACCTTGCCCACTGGCGCACACCAAACTACCTCTTCACCCGCGTCTTCAACCACGTCATCATCGCGCTGATCACCGgcctcaccttcctctccctcacctcctcccggcAATCCCTCCAATACCGCGTCTTCGTCATGTTCCAAATCAccgtcctccccgccctGATCATCGGCCAGATCGAAGTCATGTACCACCTCAAGCgcgtcctcttcttccgggAACAATCCTCAAAGATGTACTCATCCTTCgtcttcgcctcctccctcctcatcgcgGAAATCCCCTACTCCATCCTCTGCgccgtcctcttcttcttacCACTGTACTACCTCCCTGGCCTGCAGCCCGAGCCAGTAAGAGCAGGGTACCAATTCCTCATGATCCTTATCACGGAGTTTTTCTCCGTCACCATGGGCCAGGCTCTTTCTGCACTGACACCAAGCTtgttcatctcctcccaaTTTGACCCCTTCATCTTCGTAACCTTTGCCCTCTTCTGCGGCGTCACCATCCCGCCGCCTCAAATGCCTGCCGGGTATAGGACATGGCTCTATGAACTTAACCCCTTCACCCGTCTGATTGGAGGGACAGTCGTCACTGCTCTCCACGACCTCCCAGTTATTTGTCTCCCCGAAGAGCTCAACAACTTCACTGCGCCTATCGGTCAGACTTGCTCCGAGTACATGAGCAATTTCTTCAGCAGGGGCGGCTCGGGATATTTagttggcggcggcaacaacACAAGCGACTGCAGCTACTGCGCCTTTGAGGTGGGCAACGAGTTCTTTGAGCCGTTGGGTTTCTCGTACGACTACAGGTGGAGGGATCTGGGGATTTTTATCGGGTTTATTGGGAGTAACATGGTTATTCTCTTCTTGGCG AGTCGATTCCTAAATTTCAATAAGCGGTAA
- the vip1 gene encoding Protein vip1 (EggNog:ENOG503NXRE; COG:A), whose product MATTVYVKNIAYNTEDKEIKDFFSFCGKINSIDVTSEGETKSATVNFEKETAARTALLLNHTKLGTNEISVTGGSSSDDAHPDDSTTDRSPDAGLTQEEKPRARVLAEILAHGYLVADTGLETAIQLDEKHGVTNKFVNTVRQLDERTHATDKAKAADASYGLTARANSLLTGLASYFEKATQSPTGKKLVDFYTTSSKQVQDIHAEARRLADLKKAEHGGNAYAASGLDKVFGRFTGGAAKSNEEVPGGAPANAAAVESETKPTAPAGTGESKVIH is encoded by the exons ATGGCGACCACTGTTTATGTCAAGAATATTGCCTACAACACCGAAgacaaggagatcaaggactTCTTTAGTTTCTG CGGCAAGATCAACTCCATCGACGTCACCTCCGAGGGCGAGACCAAGTCCGCGACCGTAAACTTCGAGAAGGAGACCGCCGCCCGCactgctctcctcctcaaccacaccaagcTCGGCACCAACGAAATCTCCGTCACCGGCGGCTCCTCATCGGACGATGCCCATCCCGATGACTCCACCACCGATCGCTCCCCCGACGCTGGCCTGACACAAGAAGAGAAGCCCCGCGCCCGCGTCCTCGCTGAGATCCTCGCTCATGGCTACCTCGTCGCCGATACCGGTCTCGAAACAGCCATCCAGCTCGACGAGAAGCACGGCGTCACCAACAAGTTTGTCAACACCGTCAGGCAGCTCGATGAGCGCACCCACGCCACagacaaggccaaggctgccgatGCTAGCTACGGCTTGACCGCTAGAGCCAACTCTCTCCTCACTGGCCTCGCGTCGTACTTTGAGAAGGCTACCCAGAGCCCCACCGGCAAGAAGCTGGTTGACTTttacaccaccagctccaagCAGGTTCAAGATATCCACGCCGAGGCGAGACGGCTGGCGGACCTGAAGAAGGCTGAGCACGGCGGGAATGCCTATGCTGCGTCGGGGCTTGATAAGGTCTTTGGCCGGTTTACTGGTGGCGCGGCCAAGTCTAATGAGGAGGTTCCTGGTGGTGCTCCTGCCAatgcggcggcggtggagagtGAGACTAAACCCACTGCGCCGGCTGGTACTGGGGAGTCCAAGGTCATTCACTAA
- a CDS encoding hypothetical protein (antiSMASH:Cluster_4; EggNog:ENOG503P8HE) — translation MMKLTLSSRQFPDGGADVSYGSSCVYKKLCFTLTQLFLDTNNAPQNTHSLQFLQDSQSFHHNSYNNYQTFNMSDRAAQSPPPEEQSGRQLNDPPASGKGTDDASNKEQTNKSDLENLSSNPKGPMDDEVTKKFAKNTKMGESQ, via the exons atgatgaagttgaCGTTGAGCAGCCGGCAGTTCCCCGATGGAGGTGCTGATGTCAGTTACGGATCTTCCTGTGTGTATAAGAAGCTCTGCTTCACTTTGACTCAGCTTTTCCTTGACACAAACAACGCACCTCAAAACACCCATTCTCTACAATTTCTTCAGGACAGCCAATCCTTCCATCACAACTCTTACAACAACTACCAAACCTTCAACATGTCTGATCGCGCTGCTcagtcccctcctcctgagGAGCAGTCCGGAAGACAGCTCAATGACCCCCCAGCCAGCGGCAAGGGCACTGATGATGCTTCTAACAAGGAGCAAACCAACAAGAGTGACCTTGAG AACTTGAGCTCCAACCCCAAGGGTCCAATGGACGACGAGGTCACCAAGAAGTTTGCCAAGAATACTAAGATGGGAGAGTCACAGTAA